A single genomic interval of Oreochromis aureus strain Israel breed Guangdong linkage group 12, ZZ_aureus, whole genome shotgun sequence harbors:
- the si:ch73-138n13.1 gene encoding calponin homology domain-containing protein DDB_G0272472 isoform X2 encodes MAAQVEVHTTEVGRTVAGGRHHLTPLTDSSNKSLIDIPSVNQPHVIAAEPNKPAPSAKPRLTPKPFSVEKNPTIKPILAPKPQTKPRPESTRLVGYKPEFPSNPKPQQPVSSSKPRPLLTNPNRPASTSFRSPTKLNTGQTTKPVAQPFKPAPPHDTGDPNRPTPPPVPAQRQKPSASSLAYSKSFKKLPAAEWSGTTKKEDEKGHDAQGKVGTSLTRAKSMGFLLDAGQENEGKEKAQPETPVPLRPHPRGTKPRPVSAIFPGSPTKMENPVPAPRWAGRRPLSADLTSKFESIGLSLHRKVPEANTVDNTPEGKALPQSKEEDKTFMSTTPQSTDDVCNPILSDQSNKNKEEMAGKETDEDKRRVSVKSRISLLLDLPSSPGVAATGHGSDLHSPLQPTPEGEPAVGVKQLIKQLTEDTTPTQSPVLKPALKPRPLPLDLTKRFSAERSPDPVSLTETEDHHYISKDPQKRAEESAITPSDQKTFLDLKDSQEQLKKVSTPEGPEAGQTFGAVSKEIGAGSGVQTVRASLFDNVVERHSVVLMDDGSSVDTAKDLLSSTSPFDRTVTENNGAPVTANYSQPLSPSCLQPVLHAFDTVQAVEESRAVSESVPSAQWEDKAMTLRSRRSEGSRPLPEWTSPAQEQPPLAPLMPQTQPRYLRIGALQKWTTSGLDQDVDMETGMLKESQREGQVTLDKDKERQRVAEQEEVAAAPKRLKMLQADEMAKPKATYFALTGQIQEPVSLGGAGTNTGDMTSPSDDFLGISLLSGPQGKSLPVRGSQSLNDDPFGKTTPSQEQVEDLMIRSHKSPRESSLALDGQSKEERLEAEKKREQRKEKERHRTKIKEIEREKQTQLEMEKLAHLEFTRMKEREMQREFERQRQKSFEKEKQEFEEKQRALERQKQTELEKVQELEEKQRLEREKQRKLEKEKRRELERQREREQHQKQKEEARLKQLERLQLLDLQRQKQKEKEIQQLKEKKEKEEADKMRQIALEQEMLRVKELEKEREREKEMEKERQKEIQRELEKRRQQDLERERQRQLDIEQQELEKERKRKEDVERLKELERLQLLEFEKQKQAERERQQIQELEKQRQLDIERQKLENQRLRQQELEKERKRKEDVERLKELERLQLLEFEKQKQAESKTQQIQELEKQRQLDIERQKLENQRLRQQELEKERKRKEDVDRLKELERLQLLEFEKQKQVERERQQFQELEKQRQLDIERQELENQRLRQQELEKERKRKEDVERLKELERLQLLEFEKQKQAERERQQIQELEKQRQLDIERQKLENQRLRQQELEKERKRKEDVERLKELERLQLLEYEKQKQAERERQQIAEFEKHRLREKMEREEAERMRVIAKQQEAERQRLKEKQKKEEQERLKLEPSPLKPKVLDLDSVLRNEPMSKSTSQRSDAATRWKEPYKPTILDIDSFTSQAQLSSNNDLFPSLGMQGLNADFGGKLQPTPESDFSWKIPPQTSVGFSNPVWTTPPQDPWELQSVEMSVDQPKTESRKHANKHSPEQLLLDHGERIPTRQRPWSAFLDESPPLGPFPGSEVKRVNSPGGLPTITPAEQIWLPRELQPQKIRGEAQGQRRSQGSKELNRLRSRSVSRRSAPAGSAMDGSLSRMRSRSAHREQDLQSRQKQSVSGEEEGKGSETPVRETDSQYGTWETGLRTDDSLTPATPSSESNLSPSPKKPTPAHTPGDVASPFESNTLDGLPPSSPPESQPLSFPDAPTTLLDTSVLRSRAQLGKKRAPRTRPTRATRQSAAQAEGEGGTTEDWLYRDSTEAKAESKDDDSDSEEKPRGADAAPAVASQPQRVALFPGMDPSALKAQLKKRGDSDNQTDGPAPSPSQLSRSPKSPFLPRAARVLPPSGGKENGQEDSPQWLKELKSKKRLSQYESES; translated from the exons TGAACCAAACAAACCTGCCCCAAGCGCCAAGCCACGGCTTACTCCCAAACCTTTTTCTGTGGAGAAAAATCCTACAATTAAGCCCATACTCGCCCCAAAGCCTCAAACCAAACCCCGACCTGAGTCCACTCGCCTTGTTGGATACAAACCAGAGTTTCCAAGCAATCCAAAACCACAGCAGCCGGTTTCCAGCAGCAAACCCAGACCACTTTTAACCAACCCCAACCGTCCTGCCTCTACCTCCTTTCGATCACCCACTAAGTTGAACACTGGACAGACAACAAAGCCAGTAGCCCAGCCATTTAAACCAGCTCCTCCTCATGACACTGGAGACCCTAACAGACCCACCCCTCCTCCTGTGCCAGCACAGAGGCAGAAACCCTCAGCATCAAGCTTGGCCTACTCAAAGAGCTTTAAAAAACTTCCAGCAGCAGAGTGGTCTGGAACCACtaaaaaagaagatgaaaaagGCCACGATGCACAAGGTAAAGTTGGTACCTCCCTTACTAGAGCAAAGTCCATGGGCTTTCTTCTTGATGCAGGGcaagaaaatgaaggaaaagaaaaggctCAGCCTGAAACACCTGTGCCTCTGCGACCACATCCTAGAGGCACCAAGCCCAGACCTGTATCAGCCATTTTCCCCGGCAGTCCAACAAAGATGGAGAACCCGGTTCCTGCTCCTCGCTGGGCTGGGAGACGACCCCTTTCAGCTGATCTCACTTCCAAATTTGAGTCTATTGGTCTTTCACTGCACCGCAAAGTTCCTGAAGCAAATACAGTAGACAACACTCCAGAGGGAAAAGCACTACCACAAAGCAAAGAGGAAGATAAAACCTTTATGAGTACCACACCACAAAGTACTGATGATGTATGTAATCCCATCCTCTCAGaccaaagcaacaaaaacaaagaagaaatggCTGGGAAAGAGACCGATGAAGACAAGCGCAGGGTTAGCGTCAAGTCGCGAATAAGTCTTTTGCTCGATTTGCCGTCTTCTCCTGGGGTAGCTGCCACCGGCCATGGTTCAGATCTTCACTCTCCATTGCAGCCAACCCCTGAAGGTGAACCAGCAGTGGGTGTTAAACAGCTCATCAAGCAGCTGACAGAGGACACAACACCGACTCAGAGCCCTGTCCTTAAACCAGCACTGAAGCCCCGTCCCTTGCCCCTTGACCTAACCAAAAG GTTTTCAGCTGAGAGGTCACCTGACCCTGTTTCCCTCACTGAGACAGAGGACCATCATTACATCAGCAAAGATCCTCAGAAGAGG GCTGAAGAGTCGGCTATCACTCCCAGTGACCAGAAGACATTTTTGGATTTAAAAGATTCCCAAGAGCAGCTCAAAAAGGTCTCCACGCCTGAAGGGCCTGAAGCAGGACAGACGTTTGGTGCTGTTTCCAAGGAAATTGGTGCAGGCAGTGGAGTCCAAACGGTGCGAGCATCCTTGTTTGATAATGTCGTGGAGAGGCACAGCGTGGTGTTGATGGATGATGGCTCATCTGTTGACACGGCCAAGGATTTGCTCAGCAGCACGTCTCCATTTGATAGAACAGTTACTGAAAATAACGGGGCTCCAGTCACAGCTAACTACAGCCAGCCTTTATCGCCATCATGTCTTCAGCCCGTATTACATGCCTTTGACACAGTGCAGGCTGTCGAAGAGAGTCGGGCAGTGAGTGAGAGCGTCCCATCAGCTCAGTGGGAGGATAAGGCCATGACCCTCCGTTCCAGACGCTCAGAAGGGAGCAGGCCTCTACCAGAATGGACCAGTCCTGCACAAGAACAGCCACCTTTGGCACCTTTGATGCCTCAAACACAGCCACGATATCTGAGGATAGGAGCCTTACAGAAGTGGACAACTTCAGGTCTCGACCAAGACGTAGATATGGAAACGGGGATGCTAAAGGAATCACAAAGGGAGGGACAAGTGACTTTAGATAAAGACAAGGAGAGACAAAGAGTGGCAGAACAAGAAGAAGTGGCGGCAGCACCTAAACGCTTGAAGATGCTGCAGGCAGACGAAATGGCAAAACCCAAGGCAACCTACTTTGCTTTAACCGGACAAATACAGGAGCCAGTTTCTCTCGGGGGTGCAGGGACAAACACTGGGGACATGACTAGCCCCTCTGATGATTTCTTAGGGATTTCTCTCCTGAGTGGCCCTCAAGGGAAGAGTCTTCCAGTAAGGGGGAGCCAGTCTTTAAATGATGATCCTTTTGGAAAAACAACTCCATCGCAAGAGCAAGTTGAAGATTTGATGATAAGAAGCCACAAGTCACCCAGGGAGAGCAGTTTAGCCTTAGATGGACAGAGTAAAGAGGAAAGGCTAgaagctgaaaagaaaagggagcaaaggaaggagaaagaaaggCACAGGACTAAGATAAAAGAAATTGAAAGGGAAAAACAGACACAGCTGGAAATGGAGAAACTAGCACATTTAGAATTTACACGAATGAAGGAGAGGGAGATGCAAAGAGAATTTGAAAGGCAAAGACAGAAGTCATTTGAAAAGGAGAAACAAGAATTTGAGGAGAAACAGCGTGCCCTGGAAAGGCAGAAACAGACTGAGCTTGAGAAAGTGCAAGAATTGGAGGAGAAACAGAGACTTGAAAGAGAGAAGCAGAGGAAacttgagaaagaaaaaaggcgAGAACTAGAGAGAcaaagggagagagagcaacaccaaaaacaaaaggAGGAAGCGCGGCTAAAACAGTTAGAGAGACTGCAGCTCTTAGACCTTCAAAGACAGaagcagaaagaaaaggaaatccagcagctaaaagaaaaaaaggaaaaagaagaggCAGACAAGATGAGACAGATCGCATTAGAGCAAGAAATGTTAAGAGTAAAAGAGCTTGAAAAAGAGCGGGAAAGAGAAAAGGAGATGGAGAAGGAGCGTCAGAAAGAGATACAGAGGGAGCTGGAGAAACGGAGACAACAAGATTTAGAAAGGGAGAGACAGAGGCAGCTAGACATTGAGCAACAGGAACTggagaaggaaaggaagagGAAGGAGGATGTAGAGAGACTTAAAGAGCTGGAGAGATTACAGCTCTTGGAGtttgaaaagcaaaaacaggcagagagggagagacaacAAATTCAGGAGCTCGAAAAACAGAGGCAACTAGACATTGAGCGACAGAAATTAGAAAACCAGAGGCTGAGACAACAGGAACTggagaaggaaaggaagagGAAGGAGGATGTAGAGAGACTTAAAGAGCTTGAGAGATTACAGCTCTTGGAGtttgaaaagcaaaaacagGCAGAGAGTAAGACACAACAAATTCAGGAGCTCGAAAAACAGAGGCAACTAGACATTGAGCGACAGAAATTAGAAAACCAGAGGCTGAGACAACAGGAACTggagaaggaaaggaagagGAAGGAGGATGTAGACAGACTTAAAGAGCTTGAGAGATTACAGCTCCTGGAGTTTGAAAAGCAAAAGCAGGTAGAGAGGGAAAGACAACAATTTCAGGAGCTTGAGAAACAGAGGCAACTAGACATTGAGCGACAGGAATTAGAAAACCAGAGGCTGAGACAACAGGAACTggagaaggaaaggaagagGAAGGAGGATGTTGAGAGACTTAAAGAGCTGGAGAGATTACAGCTCCTGGAGtttgaaaagcaaaaacaggcagagagggagagacaacAAATTCAGGAGCTCGAAAAACAGAGGCAACTAGACATTGAGCGACAGAAATTAGAAAACCAGAGGCTGAGACAACAGGAACTggagaaggaaaggaagagGAAGGAGGATGTTGAGAGACTTAAAGAGCTTGAGAGATTACAGCTCTTGGAGTACGAAAAGCAAAAGCAGGCAGAGAGGGAAAGACAACAAATTGCGGAGTTTGAGAAACACAGACTGAGGGAAAAGATGGAAAGGGAGGAGGCAGAACGGATGCGAGTCATAGCCAAGCAACAAGAAGCAGAGAGACAGCGACTAaaagagaagcagaaaaaagagGAGCAAGAGAGGCTAAAGTTGGAGCCATCACCTCTGAAACCCAAAGTTCTTGATCTGGACTCTGTGCTCAGAAATGAACCAATGTCTAAGTCTACTTCTCAACGCAGCGATGCTGCAACCCGCTGGAAGGAGCCTTACAAGCCTACCATTCTTGACATAGACTCCTTTACATCTCAAGCTCAGCTCTCCTCTAATAATGACTTGTTTCCTTCATTGGGAATGCAGGGACTAAATGCTGACTTTGGGGGTAAATTACAGCCTACACCTGAAAGTGACTTTAGCTGGAAGATACCACCACAGACTTCAGTAGGTTTCTCAAACCCAGTATGGACGACGCCTCCTCAGGACCCCTGGGAGCTGCAGTCAGTTGAGATGTCTGTGGACCAGCCTAAGACTGAATCTAGAAAACACGCCAACAAACACAGTCCAGAACAGCTCCTTCTCGATCATGGGGAACGCATCCCAACTCGACAAAGGCCTTGGTCTGCTTTCCTGGATGAGTCACCCCCTTTGGGCCCTTTTCCTGGTTCAGAGGTTAAACGTGTGAACTCCCCAGGTGGACTCCCCACCATCACTCCTGCAGAGCAGATCTGGTTGCCTAGAGAGCTACAGCCACAGAAGATCAGGGGAGAAGCACAGGGCCAGAGGAGATCACAGGGGTCCAAG GAGTTGAACAGGTTGCGGTCTCGGAGTGTGTCACGACGATCGGCTCCTGCAGGTAGTGCCATGGATGGAAGCCTTTCCAGGATGAGGAGTCGCAGCGCCCACAGAGAACAGGACCTGCAGAGCAGG CAGAAGCAAAGTGTCAGTGGTGAAGAGGAGGGGAAGGGCTCAGAAACACCAGTCCGTGAGACTGACAGCCAGTATGGGACCTGGGAGACGGGACTACGCACTGATGATAG TCTGACACCTGCGACTCCCAGCTCAGAAAGCAATCTCAGTCCTTCACCGAAGAAGCCCACTCCAGCACACACACCAGGTGATGTTGCTTCACCATTTGAAAGCAACACTCTGGATGGCCTCCCTCCCTCATCCCCACCTGAGAGCCAGCCGCTCTCTTTCCCTGAC GCTCCGACCACCCTGTTAGATACCAGCGTGCTCCGCTCTAGAGCCCAGCTGGGGAAGAAACGAGCGCCGCGGACACGACCCACCAGGGCTACACGTCAGAGTGCTGCACAAGCAGAGGGGGAGGGAGGAACCACTGAGGACTGGCTCTACAGAGACTCCACAG AGGCAAAGGCTGAGAGTAAAGACGATGACTCAGACTCTGAGGAGAAGCCCAGAGGAGCTGATGCTGCACCGGCTGTTGCGTCGCAGCCACAGAGGGTCGCCCTGTTCCCTGGCATGGACCCTTCAGCTTTAAAG GCACAGCTGAAGAAGAGGGGGGACTCTGACAATCAAACTGATGGACCTGCTCCCTCTCCCTCCCAGCTGTCTCGCTCTCCCAAATCCCCTTTTCTCCCCAGGGCAGCGCGTGTGCTGCCCCCCTCTGGCGGGAAAGAAAATGG CCAGGAGGATTCACCCCAGTGGTTGAAAGAGCTGAAATCCAAGAAACGCCTGAGTCAGTATGAAAGTGAGAGCTAA